In Deltaproteobacteria bacterium, one DNA window encodes the following:
- a CDS encoding sigma-70 family RNA polymerase sigma factor, whose product MSDELKEESKSPAAKLTSTDKRALTEKYIPYVRSIAGKIKKSVSKEIEYEDLVEYGMIGLLEAADRFDEKHGVQFMTFAYYRIRGAIYDGLRGMGWMSRTEYAKARLEIHANEFLSETANSEYESNETLENNFENAVKNLADVVQSLAVVYISSLDSTTNLQLKDDETKVPEAKFGLEQVRSLVRQSITKLDVQEKQLLELYYYKDMSLEEVGEILGLSKSWVSRLHARAVNKLHRMLMSEFA is encoded by the coding sequence AAGAAGAAAGCAAGTCACCCGCGGCGAAGCTGACTTCTACAGATAAACGCGCTCTCACCGAGAAATATATCCCATATGTGCGCTCTATCGCGGGCAAAATTAAAAAATCGGTTTCAAAAGAAATAGAATACGAAGATTTGGTAGAATACGGCATGATTGGTTTGCTTGAAGCTGCAGATCGCTTTGATGAAAAGCATGGCGTGCAATTTATGACGTTTGCTTATTACCGTATTCGTGGCGCCATATATGACGGCTTACGCGGAATGGGATGGATGAGCCGTACAGAATATGCCAAGGCGCGTTTAGAAATCCATGCCAATGAATTTTTATCTGAAACCGCTAATTCTGAATATGAAAGTAATGAAACTTTAGAAAATAATTTTGAAAATGCAGTTAAAAATTTGGCTGATGTAGTACAAAGCTTAGCTGTGGTTTATATCAGTAGTCTTGATAGTACGACTAATTTGCAACTCAAGGATGATGAGACAAAGGTACCAGAAGCTAAGTTTGGTTTAGAGCAAGTGCGATCCTTAGTCCGTCAAAGTATTACCAAATTGGATGTACAAGAAAAACAATTACTTGAGCTATATTACTATAAAGACATGAGTTTAGAGGAAGTTGGGGAGATTTTAGGCTTATCAAAGAGTTGGGTAAGCAGACTACACGCTAGAGCGGTCAATAAATTGCACCGAATGCTTATGAGTGAGTTTGCTTGA